One segment of Gordonia terrae DNA contains the following:
- a CDS encoding response regulator transcription factor, which produces MTAADVTATVYVVDDDPELCESVDWLLGSIGISPRICHSADDFLDQYSGDSPACIVLDVRMPTMSGPRLQEKLNEFAPHVAIIFVSAHGDIRMSVSTLQAGAMDFLEKPYDPQRLLDAVQAGMEKAVERFRTHEQKRWVESKVALLTPREREILALVVEGLPSQNIARRLDMSVKTVDVHRARIKSKTDADSISTLVRDILRFDVAVPTGP; this is translated from the coding sequence ATGACGGCAGCAGATGTGACCGCAACGGTGTACGTCGTCGACGACGACCCCGAACTGTGTGAATCGGTCGACTGGCTTCTCGGCAGCATCGGGATCTCGCCGCGCATCTGCCACAGTGCCGACGATTTCCTCGACCAATACTCCGGGGACAGCCCCGCATGCATCGTCCTCGACGTCCGCATGCCGACCATGAGCGGGCCGCGGCTGCAGGAGAAGCTGAACGAGTTCGCGCCCCATGTCGCCATCATCTTCGTCTCCGCCCACGGCGACATCCGGATGTCGGTGTCCACGCTGCAGGCCGGCGCGATGGACTTCCTGGAGAAGCCCTACGACCCCCAACGATTGCTCGACGCGGTCCAGGCGGGCATGGAGAAGGCCGTCGAGCGTTTCCGCACCCACGAGCAGAAGCGATGGGTCGAATCGAAGGTCGCACTGCTCACCCCACGTGAGCGGGAGATCCTTGCGCTGGTGGTCGAGGGGCTGCCCAGCCAGAACATCGCCCGCCGGCTCGACATGAGTGTCAAGACGGTGGACGTCCATCGGGCTCGCATCAAGAGCAAAACCGATGCCGACAGCATCAGCACGCTCGTCCGGGACATCCTGCGATTCGACGTCGCGGTGCCGACCGGCCCATAG
- a CDS encoding PDR/VanB family oxidoreductase, translated as MALTDVVVSAIVQETPSIKTFYLSKPDGSTMGEYTPGAHIDVVGPTAITRQYSLCSRPDGRESFAVAVKREDQSRGGSAALHELRVGDRLQISEPRNLLGIDTTATHHVLVAAGIGITPMLSMARYMDVHGISFELHYFARTAEEAAFLPLLRERCPEKLHAHVGVGREAHGPILATALESAPQHSHVYVCGPDGFMTKVRELAERFVPADAVHFENFHATDQPDASANSAFDVELDGETYHVPADRSIVEVLEDNGCDVDTSCQEGICGTCIMRVLSGEPEHRDNVLTKAERESGEVMAVCVSRTAGDKLVLDYY; from the coding sequence ATGGCCCTCACCGACGTCGTCGTCTCCGCGATCGTCCAGGAGACCCCGAGCATCAAGACCTTCTACCTGTCGAAGCCGGATGGTTCGACGATGGGGGAGTACACGCCCGGAGCGCACATCGATGTCGTCGGGCCGACCGCCATCACGCGGCAGTACTCGCTGTGTAGTCGTCCCGACGGCCGGGAGTCGTTCGCCGTGGCGGTCAAGCGCGAGGACCAGTCCCGCGGTGGGTCGGCGGCTCTGCACGAGTTGCGTGTCGGTGACCGGTTGCAGATCAGCGAACCACGCAATCTGCTCGGGATCGACACCACGGCAACGCATCACGTCTTGGTGGCCGCCGGCATCGGGATCACCCCGATGTTGAGCATGGCGCGGTACATGGACGTACACGGCATCAGCTTCGAGCTACACTACTTCGCCCGTACGGCGGAGGAGGCGGCATTCCTGCCGCTGCTGCGCGAACGCTGCCCGGAGAAGCTGCACGCGCACGTCGGCGTGGGTCGTGAGGCCCACGGACCGATCCTGGCCACCGCACTGGAATCGGCGCCGCAGCACTCGCACGTCTACGTCTGCGGACCGGACGGTTTCATGACCAAGGTCCGGGAACTGGCCGAGCGTTTCGTCCCGGCGGATGCGGTCCACTTCGAGAACTTCCACGCCACCGATCAGCCGGATGCGTCGGCGAACTCCGCGTTCGACGTCGAGCTCGACGGCGAGACCTATCACGTCCCGGCCGACCGGAGCATCGTCGAGGTCCTCGAGGACAACGGTTGCGATGTCGACACCTCGTGTCAGGAGGGCATCTGCGGCACCTGCATCATGCGGGTCCTGTCCGGTGAGCCCGAGCACCGCGACAACGTCCTGACCAAGGCGGAGCGAGAATCGGGCGAAGTGATGGCCGTGTGCGTCTCACGGACCGCCGGCGACAAGCTCGTGCTCGACTACTACTGA